From the genome of Phocoena phocoena chromosome 18, mPhoPho1.1, whole genome shotgun sequence, one region includes:
- the ARL11 gene encoding ADP-ribosylation factor-like protein 11, translating into MGSVNSRGHKAEARVVMIGLDLAGKTTLLYKLKGDQLMETLPTVGFNVEPLEAPGHVSLTLWDVGGQSQLRASWKDYLEGTDVLIFVLDSTDEARLPEAEAELTEALADPHLASVPLLVLANKQEAPHALPLPEIRDRLGLHRFQGHCWELQGCSALTGEGLPEALESLRRLLKSRNHCNSR; encoded by the coding sequence ATGGGGTCTGTGAACTCCCGAGGTCACAAGGCAGAAGCCCGGGTGGTGATGATAGGCCTGGACTTGGCCGGCAAGACCACGCTCCTGTACAAACTGAAGGGCGACCAGCTGATGGAGACCCTGCCCACCGTGGGTTTCAACGTGGAGCCTCTTGAAGCCCCTGGGCACGTGTCTCTGACCCTCTGGGATGTCGGGGGGCAGAGCCAGCTCAGGGCCAGCTGGAAGGACTACCTGGAGGGCACGGACGTCCTCATTTTCGTGCTGGACAGCACAGACGAAGCCCGCTTGCCCGAGGCAGAGGCTGAGCTCACCGAGGCCCTGGCCGACCCCCACCTGGCCAGCGTGCCCCTCCTGGTGCTGGCCAACAAGCAGGAGGCACCCCATGCCCTGCCGCTGCCTGAGATCAGAGACAGGCTGGGCTTGCACAGGTTCCAGGGGCACTGCTGGGAGCTGCAGGGCTGCAGCGCCCTCACCGGAGAGGGGCTGCCCGAGGCCCTGGAGAGCCTGAGGCGCCTCCTGAAATCCCGCAACCACTGTAACTCCAGGTGA